The following nucleotide sequence is from Vulpes lagopus strain Blue_001 chromosome 1, ASM1834538v1, whole genome shotgun sequence.
CTTGCCTACCTTCTTGCCTCCACACTCACCATGATCAAAAGCTCCTCCAGGGAGCAGTCAGCAGTTAGATCATGATCCTTGTGGCATTTAGAGGGAGTTGTGTATGTGTGCACCATTTGTTTCCCCATGTCTCTCTGTTCTGACTCCCACAAACTAGGACACACAGTCTCTAGAGACCAAAAGGGGgagaagaaacacaagaaaaactAACAGGGGAGACAGAAGCAAGAATACAGCAGAACCACAGCCATAGACTCAACCCATCAGATCAGCAGAGAGCTCTGAACCATCTCCCCGGAAGTTCCTTCTAGCTCCCTGCCCTGGGGGATCACTGCAATATCCTCACCTGCTGTTTTGAGAGTAAAGTGTCCCTAAATTAGGACTGCATACCAGCTGGGCAGActccccaccctcactccctcTGACATCCAGTCCCGGGAAACAAAAAGCGAAGGCCAGAGGGGTTCCAAAGCCAAATTTGCCAGGATGCCTCCCTCCTGGAACTATGTGGGAATGAACATCCGCTACACAGAAAAGTCCCTCCAAGGCACCTTATAACTGACCACAAGGCAGCCGTCTTCCTAGAAAGCTCAGCAAACCTAACCTGTCGCCAACTGGTTACCCGCTTCGGAGCTTCAAAATCCCACCTCCCCTCCGCGGCGGCCAGGGAAAACATCAAGCACAGTCCGTAAGCAATGGACCTCACCTTCATTCTCGTCGGAAAACcacaagaaatatttgaaaaaggaagcaaagggaAGGGACTCAGGAGGGGACTTCCTGCCCCAGCAGACCCAGCGCGGCGGCGCAAACCACTCAGGGGCCCTTTCCCGGAGGGACGCAAGTGCCGAGAGTGGCCCCGCGGGGCAGAGCGACCGGCTGGAGATCCCCGACTcggaggggccgggccgggcacCCGGACCATGCCCCCGCCCCAGTGCAGGAACGTCCCCGGGGCGTCGACAGGGGAGCCGGgcccgccgccccccccgccccgcggccctccACCCGCGTCTCGCGGACTGCCGCGGCCCCGCTCCGCCTCCCTCGCGgcggcgcccgcccccgccccgcctcccggTCCCCAGCTCCGAGACAGCTCTCTGGGCTCCCGCGGCCCGGCGGCCCCTCACCCGGGTGGAGCCGATGTCCATCATCACCTCCTCGAAGGCCGCCGTCTCTTCGGCCTGACGCTGCTTCTGCAGCGCGATCTTCTCGCTAAACTTACGCGGATTGGAAGCTGCGGCCGTGGCCGAGCCGGGCCCGTTCGCGCCCGCCGTCGCCATCTTCCCTGTGCGTCCCTCCCCGCCACCCTCCCGGACAAGCCACGGCCCCGCCGCGGGCTCCGGCTCGCGCCTccagccgcagccgccgccgcctcggcgAGCACCGCGAACCCGGCCCCAGCCTAGCCCGGACCTGCCGCGCGCGGGGACCGCCGGGTACTGTAGTTTGTTTACGTGACCCCTGCGCGGCCCTAGGCGAGCAGCGCGAGCAGGAAGCGGACTTCATTTCCCAGTAGCgctggggccccggggcctgAAAGCCTGGCCCCTCCCCCCGGCTCCTCCCTGCGCGAGGCAAGCTGGGAAAAGTAGTTCAAAATTGATCTGGAGCCTCTGAGCGCGAAGGGGAGCGAGATACAGGGGAGGGAAGGAccgggaggaagaggaaggggaaggggtggagaCAGGGCgggaagaaggaaggaacaaaagagggaaatttggGGTCATCAGGGAAGGGGACTACGGATCCTGAATGGAAACCGTGAGAGCAGGGATAGTACGACTGGGACTCAAGCCTCTCAGACTGGCCACGTGCCCACCCCTCGCCCAAGATGAAAGAGCCGAGGCACTGTACAAACGTATAGAAACTGCTTTTATTCGGGTAACAAGTCCCAAAACAGGTCAGTTAGTAAAATAGATTCTGGAGAACATGGCTCTATCCacagccctccctccccaaaaaTAGCGGGGATGagccttccccccttccccttgGGCTCCTTTGATATAAAAAGTTTTGGCAGCTCAGTATTTATCACCTGAGCACGGGGCACCGGCACCGTGTCCCTATCGTCCTCCTAGGGCGCAGGAGCTCTGCCACCACCCCCGCCAGCCTCAACTCAGCAAACATTGCTGCCCCTAACAAAGAGCAAGCAGGGCCCCTCCCATGAGGTCTCAGGTAGGGCTCAGGGCCATCACTGTGCTTTCTGACAAAGGGGAAGGGATTTATTTGGcactttaaaaatagagaagtgaGCAGGACTAAAGAAGCCAGAGAAGGTACCAAAACTGGCAGGAAAAGGCCATTTGGCACTAGTTCcctggaagaaaggaagcagaagatAGATTAGGAGCTAAGAAAGAGTAGTAGGAGTCCACTCCACCTCAAGAGACAGAGGACTGAACTGGGCTAGACGCAGGACTGCTGACTTGGAGCTGTGTCTTCTCTACACCTCCATCCCACAGCAGCCTTCCCAGTGTCAGCTCGGCCCTGTATGTAGTATCTGACCCTGGACTCTAGCAGTCTTCCCCAATAGGAATCACTAGTCATCTTTAGTCACCTATCCCCAGTCCCTTGGGGCCAGGCTCTTGTCTACCACATCCCTGTCATTGGTCAGGTAGTCCCAAAGACTCCATCCCTACCTCCCGGAGAACCCTTGGATCCTCAGTACCTCCCTTCTCCGCTCCTGCTTACCCTGGGGAAGAGCACCTGGAGCCCTTAGACTTGGATGAAGAGCAGGCCAGTGAGCAGGGCAAAGCCTGCAAGGAGCAGGATGACCTTGAGGATCCTCTGCTCAGATGCGGCCAGCTCCTGGGGCAGGATTTCCAGGAAGGTGATATAGAGAAAGGTGCCAGCCGCCATGCCCTCCAGCACAGACTGGGCCAGCTGGTGCAGTGGCCCCGCAGACTCTGCCAGAGCTGCACCCAGCCCAATGCCCAGAGGTGTCATGCATGAGAAGAGGATCCCACAACCAGCTACCACCTGCGCTCGCAGATGACTCTGCAGCAGCCGCAGAGACAAGCTGACTGCCAGAATACCCTTGTGGAGCAGCAAAGCCAGGCACAGCTCCATGGCCCGAGCCCGGTCTCGCTGCAGCCCCACTGCCAATCCTTCGAACACCGAGTGCAGGGCCAGGGAGAAGACCAGTACGCAGGCACGCAGGGCTGAAGGGGCTGCTGGAGCTCCACCTGCCTGTGGAACCCCTGGCCCATCGTGCCAGTGCTGTGGCCCACCATTTGCCGTTCCCAGCAGCGCCCTCGTCTCCTCTCGAGGTGGTGGCCCCGACTGCTCCTTGTAAGCTAGTGTGATCTGCTCCATCACCAGGACTAGGAAGAAGCCCATTGCCAGGATAAACTCTTGTAGAGGGAActggagctgcaggcagacagaGCAGCAAGTTCAGGAGACAGGCCAAGAATGGGGAAGGAGTCAAATTCAGTCTAGAAGAGTCCCAGTTGTACAGACTCAGGATCCCCTATAGACGCAGGCCACTCAGTTACGCAAACACAGAATAATACACAATCACACAGACTATAGCGTCACTCACAGTACTATATAGAGACCAGTTTCTCAACCTCGgcactatttaaaattttaggttgGATAATTCATTTTGGAGGGCTGTcctgtgctcagcagggtgttTAACTGCATCCCTAGCTGATGCCCATTAGATGCCAAAAGCAAGAACAAAGTCTTCTGTCCAGGAGTTGTGACAACCAAACATGTTTCCACATGCTTCCAGTGGAGGAGGTGCAAGACACTCCCCCGCCCCCGAGAGTCACTGATGCAGGTTACACAAAGTGTGACATGAAGGTACATACACACAAAGGACCACGTTACCCACCTAACCCACTCTCATGGGGCTGTTCAGACTTACACAGAGTCACAGTCACAGAAGGTACATCCCATGTTACTTCCCAGTTTTAGGAAGTGGAAGAGCACAGGGTGCCTCCCTGGCATCTCCACATGATTGTCTCAGTTTTTCCCATGAGACTTTCCTCTGTCTGGTACTTGCCCTTCACATCCAACTTCCTTGGGCTATGGCCTCTGTGGTCAGGAACTCCAGGCCTCCCACCCTTCCGAAGCCCGTAGGGCCCTCTGTTGCTAACCCCTTCAGGAAAGTAGTATGAGAGCGAATAGGATTCTTGGAGGCTGGGACAAGAAACTCAGAGTAGGTCACATGCCTGGGAAGAGGCTCCTCTCACTGTTCCAGAGAGTGCACAGCAGTCACAGAGGGATTGGGGGCGAGGACAAGCACCCCCGGAAGAGTTATGCCCCATAACTACAAACCCCAATTCAGAGGGTCCCATGCTGAGTGCCATCCACGGCAAGCGCCACTTGTCCCACAGGTATATGATCGAACACACCCACACAGGGTCACATGCAGCCAGTAAGGGCTCACCGTCACGTGTAGGGCTGCCAAGGCCTCATCTATGGCAGCCAGGTAGTCAGGCAGTAGGTCCAGGAGACAAGTAGCCAGAAAGACACCCCCTGCGAAGCAGCTTACTAGGCTCAAGGCTTTTTGGCGGGAGGCTGGAGTGGAGCACACAGACCCCGTGAGCTACGCACCCCTGGAGCCTCACTGCCCCAACCCAAGCAATGGTCACTCTCACCTTCCCCTCTTCAGGTGGACATCCTCAGCCCCAGAGCCCTCCCTACCCCAGCCTTGGGGAGGCAGCAGGGACAGCAGAGGCTCACCTAGGGCTTCAGGACCAGCCCCCGGCCGGCGCAGCACACAGATGGGCACTAGACTGCAGAGGAGCGtgagcaacagcagcagcactAGGGCCCCCATTTTCACCTCCAGCCCCACGGGCCCTGGAGGCTCGGAGGCCACCGCCTCCGGGCGCCACACCAGGAGCTCTGGCTCTCCCCAGGGCCCCATGGTGGCTGCGGCTGCTCCAACGACGGTCACACCTAAGACAAAGTGAGTGGGGTATTGGCCACTTGAAGATGGGGCCAAGCAAAGGGGAAGGCTGGTCAGCCGAGGAGAGCTCCCACACCCTGCCGCCCTGCACCCTCTCCAGCCCGGTGTGACTCAGGCTCCCCGGTACCGGGAACGGCTCCCGGCCCCCCAACGCTTCACCCCTTCAAATAGCCCCCCTTCGGGGACCCCGCGATGGGGAGCCGGCGTCGGGGCGGTATGGACGACTCATTACCCTTACACCTGGAGCTGGGTGCTCCCGGGAGAGGAGAGGCGGGGACCACCGCAGAAGCGGCAGACGGAGCTGAGCTGTCGCGGGGCGCTTCGTGGGCCACCTGGGCAAGGCGAGTGTGGGGCTCGGTCCGTCCGCGCTCCGGTCTGCCCAGCGCCGCGCCCGAAGCGGAGAGCGGCGGGCAGATGGCCACAGGCGCCGCCCGCCCTCGGCCAGCCCCCGGCCGCCCAGCCCGCACAGCCCAGGTCGGACACTCACCTCGCCAGAGGCCCCTCCGCCGCAGCCGCCGGGATCCTACGCGACTCGGGACCCTGCCccaccgcgccccgccccctcgcctcCGGGGGCCAATGACGGCCTCCAGGGGCGGGTCCAGATCCGGAGTGACGTTCCCCAAGACCAATCCGAGACCGGTAGGCtggctggcgggggcggggcggctaGGGGGCGGGGCGTGGGTCTGCGGGGCCTGGGGCGCAGCTGGGCGGTCAGACTGGCCCGACTGGCCGGAAGCTGGGACGCCTGAGGGCTAGGCCAGAGCCCGGGCCCACCCGCATTCCCAAGTCTTCCGCCCGGCTTGCTGAGCTCTTCTTCCTGGTCTAGAGAAGGCTGTAAGGCCCCTCCTGTGCATCTTGGCGCCAGAGGGAAAGCCTCCCTTCTGAGACCGACTTCTTCCTGTCTGGGCTTCCCAGCGCTCACAGCGAGGGAGAAACACGAGGCCGACTGGCAGAGAGGGCACCTCTTGAGAAGGATCCCTTCTCGGCAACCAGTGGCCTGAGCTCACTGCTGTGAGTCCTCTGTCCACCCTGAGAGTGTGCGGGACTGCTGGTACCCCCTCTTTTACCCCGCCTCCAAAGTCACCTTGAACTCTGCagctcctctccccctgctctcctggCCTCCCTGCACCAAAGCATTTTCTGATGGGGAAACAGAACTgactgaggacaaagcacattgacaagtccttgaaacaggaaCCGAGGACGTTCCTCTACGGCTCAACTGCCTGGATGTTCATACTTTGCCAAGGCCAAAGACAATCttagccaccccaccccccccccaccccccgccatcctgtaaatctactttaacatataaaaattcctttagaaatttcctgtctcgggatccctgggtggcgcagcggtttggcgcctgcctttggcccagggcccgatcctggagacgcgggatggaatcccatgtccggttcccagtgcatggagcctgcttctccctctgcctgtgtctctgcctccctctctctctctctgtctctctctctctcataaataaataaaaaattttaaaaaaaataattaaaaaaaaaaaaagaaatctcctgTCTCTAAACCCCcaccaagcacatggcccaccgatatccatctgaagggtctcatgactcagagtttattagacagtaataagtgaccttttcccaaccacagctagccccctcaaggtcctggaaaccttgctttcaaaattccttagagagtaagGTATCgccaaacccctcccaactccgaggtatataatcagccacccctcacaggcccgggcagcagctcttcctgcccgcGGGTCCCATCCCTGGGggttaataaaaccaccattttgcaccaaagacgtctcaagaattctttcttgttcATTGGCTACGggcctcacctatattccaaaacttcatcattttCTACTCAGGATCCTCATTGTTTCCTTAGGCTgga
It contains:
- the SLC39A1 gene encoding zinc transporter ZIP1 — translated: MGPWGEPELLVWRPEAVASEPPGPVGLEVKMGALVLLLLLTLLCSLVPICVLRRPGAGPEALASRQKALSLVSCFAGGVFLATCLLDLLPDYLAAIDEALAALHVTLQFPLQEFILAMGFFLVLVMEQITLAYKEQSGPPPREETRALLGTANGGPQHWHDGPGVPQAGGAPAAPSALRACVLVFSLALHSVFEGLAVGLQRDRARAMELCLALLLHKGILAVSLSLRLLQSHLRAQVVAGCGILFSCMTPLGIGLGAALAESAGPLHQLAQSVLEGMAAGTFLYITFLEILPQELAASEQRILKVILLLAGFALLTGLLFIQV